In one Drosophila albomicans strain 15112-1751.03 chromosome X, ASM965048v2, whole genome shotgun sequence genomic region, the following are encoded:
- the LOC117564280 gene encoding trichohyalin isoform X1, which yields MEPRAWKKLLLKWVNECHFIENITSLEESDIEAFYAIYEQYANFEPGQNSSCLEPLQIFLKDIYADFTPIFDGEGRVATTDYVYVYTLLMHYTCVQKPNKYFHNICKNLPETVQQCIAEFFKQTVDGLQLTRDCLQQTIVNIQIQNDIDEDSFLVPLVPQSSTPDRLTMHRNGNCSSSITSITPLPRDVTNCLSISLADSSNNKDSSSIVSATMENSSALLLQRERRSTMNEIQMCAPATPKTELLDQRTRELFGLRAQLETERYEKTVLEEQVLETESLIKKLTRENAEQKKQLLMLKATLANDNEDEHNYATNEFDNMKRRLMNELSKKEKILSEKSEQLQELRAEHDKLVGKFKVSEKQVLVCMDRINELEQRLNSSEQLLSERGDEMEHLAHDKLELERCLQEARNELQNGREVLNASSDLLDTSQLQSSMNTTPENLASSVIDKQLREKELENDQLRSVLELNSQEKERIESQLLQLIFKYKLEKSKESTPEKTAEKSQSHMLFIIEQRMEQLTVNMEQEHQRANELQSQYNTMQQQNIDNNNYIQNLKSDVEKLNCELTASQANLKSTTDKMLQDEKEIQMRLNTELERSKQFGIQIAELERDLETQSQTHKQKHEQLEQDLLAVKSSKLQVQEELQTKVNDFQKQLKELQQDLENSRKNCQKFEQIILDQKLSIIREKEIQMEQEAKAIAEITNKYRSEQMLLQQQLDLARQELENQKMEQTQVEKELSTAKIKQAQLENEIHVNNIKITEYEMKHERELKQQSDIQRQQLKESEKKITDLQQQLKEGLKKLKLRDEQLLDDHKLLDDQRNKCERLEIQLQEQEEDLKQKSDEQKQQLEESEKKITDLQQQLTEGLKKLKLRDEQLLHDRKLLDDQRNICERLETKLKKQEEDLMQNSDDQKKQLLESEKKITDLQNQLTEGMKKLEQRDEQLLQDRKLLDVERKKCEHLEYELKKHEDLKHKSDEQKQQLEESEKKIADLQQQLAEGLKKLKLRDEQLLDDRKLLDDQRNKCERLEIQLKKQEEDLKQKSDEQKQQLEESEKKIADLQQQSKEARDKLAQHDEQLLDDRKLLDYERNKCERLETQLKKQEDDLKHKSEDQRQQLEEAEKKIADLQQQLTERLKKLEQRDEQLLHDRKLLDVEQKKCEHLECELKKHEDLKQKSDEQKQQLEESEEKISDLQQQLKEARDKLAHYDEQLLDDRKLLDDERNKCERLETQLKKQEEDLKQNSDDQKNQILESEKKITDIQLQLTEGMKKLEQRDEQLLHDRKLLNVEQKKCEHLECELKKHEDLKQKSDEQKQQLEESEEKISDLQQQLKEARDKLAHHDEQLLNDCKLLDDERNKCERLETQLKKQEGDLKQKSEDQRRQLEESEKKITDLQQQLTERLKKLEQRDEQLLDDRKLLDVERKKCERLENQIKHLEAKHFVGEKDIKDTLAKKEEELEKIKTQLDLTTKRLEKMAVKLGEHQAVLSKKQREINQAKVGQDEQWDLLRTLQHEKESLQVELRQNKERVKRAEDKLINLEHQRCSDEAERVAKHDRMIELEKTCENLEMKRIELEQQLKITEQEKLRLSQEAEHRTNGIESASKQKDEEVKLCLKDVGVNTSDTLCAKPKVDCSAQTSFEKDNNPFSSQIDANTQNKLRVVELQLSEAMKELDHTRQAHKNVQNELDAGLAEIRISRETLQKTREQMTQENAKRQQLELDCQILQAKYRDSKDEIGRFEQKLKDQRLEMEGKLDKMKTKMRTLYMAEVTRMKEKQESDTAGVKAELEKVTAQNAKYEEHTRKLSNQIVRLNEKILDQQKQEALLSTKLRHLQEAQQAASEEWQPFKRPSAPSANLGSNLTMEDEEGEVFNNTYLTDLKTGRVPNITTEELQYRNSLQPPHLKSTYAAQYDVGVQEDDLKDCQLSLDDSMSALLTGNGGGANARKKSIGTHYKRPGPPTPSKNGGRMSFGSSEPPREVLRETYENGTAKTPARFKMFASRFSMGSSSTSGTGGGSGVGGGGGGGGGNFLPRDEQQPQHRQLWTVQSRKLHLASGSDGRFCTSTPRNVKRQLNYDRQRLILHDDANSASEHHQNANGTPHLSNAELLASTNRRRRRLVSTSSADSSSAASIQSNNVASQDKCMEKPRVTFCLHGNIFAKGRSRIKPSLTKATVAYRRLELQRKIREKRFGRFDQERQLELYDKADDSQEENTMSTLSEHNDNDNNANCIAEHNRNYSVVDVTCLFANLFLDDMDETEMVSEVEPKMESQTESETQSEIESETQFMLLPRTLPNAAITFNVETSTTNNSYWRWSPELRLHKRFWSRILLALVVLIAIGLRFLIDFN from the exons ATGGAGCCTCGTGCTTGGAAGAAGTTGCTCCTGAAATGG GTGAACGAGTGCCATTTCATTGAGAATATCACATCTCTAGAAGAGTCAGATATTGAAGCCTTTTATGCCATCTATGAGCAGTACGCTAATTTTGAACCTGGTCAAAATTCATCATGTTTGGAACCtctacaaatatttctaaaag ATATCTATGCAGATTTCACACCCATATTCGATGGCGAAGGCCGAGTAGCAACGACAgattatgtttatgtttatacaCTGTTAATGCATTATACTTGCGTTCAGAAGCCCAACAAATACTTTCATAATATCTGTAAAAATTTACCAGAGACTGTTCAGCAATGTATCGCGGAGTTTTTTAAGCAGACTGTAGATGGATTGCAGCTGACACGCGATTGCCTGCAGCAGACCATTGTCAATATCCAAATACAGAATGACATTGATGAGGACAGTTTTCTAGTTCCTCTAGTTCCACAGAGCTCAACACCGGATCGTTTAACTATGCATCGCAATGGTAATTGCAGTTCGTCCATCACCAGCATTACACCATTGCCAAGGGATGTCACAAACTGTTTATCTATATCGCTTGcggacagcagcaacaacaaggatTCGTCTTCAATAGTTAGTGCGACGATGGAGAACTCATccgcgttgctgctgcagcgagAGCGCCGCAGCACAATGAACGAAATCCAAATGTGTGCTCCGGCAACTCCGAAAACTGAGTTACTTGATCAGCGGACGCGAGAATTATTTGGATTGCGA GCTCAACTTGAAACAGAGAGGTACGAAAAAACTGTCTTAGAAGAGCAAGTTCTGGAAACTGAGAGTCTGATTAAAAAACTTACTAGAG AGAACGCAGAGCAAAAGAAACAACTATTAATGCTGAAGGCGACACTAGCAAACGATAACGAAGATGAGCATAACTATGCGACCAATGAGTTTGACAAT ATGAAACGACGTTTGATGAATGAGCTTAGCAAGAAAGAAAAGATACTTTCCGAGAAAAGCGAACAGTTGCAAGAGCTGAGAGCCGAACATGACAAGCTGGTCGGGAAG TTTAAGGTGTCCGAGAAACAAGTGCTTGTGTGTATGGATCGCATCAACGAACTTGAACAGCGTCTAAATAGTTCGGAGCAATTGCTAAGTGAAAGGGGCGACGAAATGGAGCATCTTGCGCACGACAAACTGGAGTTAGAGCGGTGTCTTCAAGAGGCCCGCAATGAACTACAAAATGGACGTGAAGTGCTGAATGCTTCGTCGGATCTATTAGATACTTCACAATTGCAAAGCAGCATGAATACGACTCCAGAAAATTTAGCATCCTCCGTAATAGACAAACAGTTACGTGAAAAGGAATTGGAGAATGATCAGCTGCGTTCTGTGCTTGAACTGAATTCGCAGGAAAAGGAACGTATTGAAAGTCAACTTTTGCAgctcatatttaaatataaattagaaaagtCTAAGGAGTCGACACCTGAGAAGACTGCTGAAAAATCACAATCGCACATGCTGTTTATTATTGAGCAACGTATGGAACAATTGACTGTTAATATGGAGCAAGAGCACCAACGGGCTAATGAATTGCAATCTCAATATAACACAATGCAGCAACAGaatatcgataataataattacatacaaaatttgaaaagcgatgtagaaaaattaaattgtgaattGACAGCGAGTCAGGCCAATTTAAAGAGTACCACTGATAAAATGCTGCAAGATGAAAAAGAGATTCAGATGCGTCTCAACACCGAATTGGAGCGCTCGAAACAGTTCGGTATACAAATTGCTGAGCTGGAGCGTGATCTAGAGACACAATCCCAAACACACAAGCAGAAGCATGAACAGCTGGAACAAGATTTACTGGCTGTTAAGTCAAGCAAATTACAAGTGCAAGAGGAACTACAAACCAAAGTGAATGACtttcaaaaacaattaaaagagCTACAACAAGATCTGGAGAACTCCAGAAAAAATTGCCAGAAGTTTGAGCAGATAATTCTAGATCAAAAACTTTCAATAATTCGAGAGAAGGAAATACAGATGGAGCAGGAGGCTAAAGCAATTGctgaaataacaaataagtATAGGAGTGAACAAATGTTgcttcaacaacaactggaTCTCGCCAGGCAAGAACTTGAAAACCAGAAAATGGAGCAGACTCAAGTAGAAAAAGAACTCAGCACTGCCAAGATAAAGCAAGCACAActagaaaatgaaatacatgtaaataacataaaaattacCGAGTACGAGATGAAACATGAACGAGAACTTAAGCAACAAAGTGACATCCAGAGACAACAATTGAAAGAATCGGAAAAGAAGATCACTGACTTACAACAGCAATTGAAAGAAGGTTTGAAAAAGTTAAAGCTACGTGATGAACAATTGCTGGATGATCACAAATTATTGGATGatcaaagaaataaatgtgaGCGTTTAGAAATACAACTTCAGGAACAAGAAGAAGATCTTAAGCAGAAATCTGATgaacagaaacaacaattgGAGGAATCAGAAAAGAAGATCACCGACTTACAACAGCAATTGACAGAAGGCTTGAAAAAGTTAAAGCTACGTGATGAACAATTGCTGCATGATCGCAAATTATTGGACGATCAAAGAAATATATGTGAGCGTTTAGAAACAAAACTTAAGAAACAAGAAGAAGATCTTATGCAGAATTCCGATGATcagaaaaaacaattgttaGAATCGGAAAAGAAGATCACTGACTTACAAAATCAGTTGACGGAAGGGATGAAAAAGTTGGAGCAACGAGATGAACAATTGCTGCAGGATCGTAAATTACTGGACGTTGAACGAAAGAAATGTGAACATTTGGAATATGAACTTAAGAAACACGAGGATCTTAAGCATAAATCCGATgaacagaaacaacaattgGAAGAATCAGAAAAGAAGATCGCAGACTTACAACAGCAATTGGCAGAAGGCTtgaaaaagttaaagttaCGTGATGAACAATTGTTGGATGATCGCAAATTACTGGACGatcaaagaaataaatgtgaGCGTTTAGAAATACAACTTAAGAAACAAGAAGAAGATCTTAAACAGAAATCCGATgaacagaaacaacaattgGAAGAATCAGAAAAGAAGATCGCAGACCTACAACAGCAATCGAAAGAAGCTAGAGATAAGTTGGCACAGCATGATGAACAATTGTTGGATGATCGCAAATTACTGGACtatgaaagaaataaatgtgaGCGTTTAGAAACACAACTTAAGAAACAAGAAGACGATCTTAAGCATAAATCGGAAGATCAGAGACAACAGTTGGAGGAAGCGGAAAAGAAGATCGCCGACTTACAACAGCAATTGACAGAAAGGTTGAAAAAGTTGGAGCAACGTGATGAACAATTGCTGCATGATCGTAAATTACTAGACGTTGAACAAAAGAAATGTGAACATTTGGAATGTGAACTTAAGAAACACGAAGATCTTAAGCAGAAATCCGATgaacagaaacaacaattgGAAGAATCAGAAGAGAAGATCTCAGACTTACAACAGCAATTGAAAGAAGCGAGAGATAAGTTGGCGCATTATGATGAACAATTGTTGGATGATCGCAAATTACTGGACgatgaaagaaataaatgtgaGCGTTTAGAAACACAACTTAAGAAACAAGAAGAAGATCTTAAGCAGAATTCCGATGATcagaaaaatcaaatattagaATCGGAAAAGAAGATCACCGACATACAACTTCAGTTGACGGAAGGAATGAAAAAGTTGGAGCAACGTGATGAACAATTGCTGCATGATCGTAAATTACTGAACGTTGAACAAAAGAAATGTGAACATTTGGAATGTGAACTTAAGAAACACGAAGATCTTAAGCAGAAATCCGATgaacagaaacaacaattgGAAGAATCAGAAGAGAAGATCTCAGACTTACAACAGCAATTGAAAGAAGCGAGAGATAAGTTGGCACATCATGATGAACAATTGTTGAATGATTGCAAATTACTGGATgatgaaagaaataaatgtgaGCGTTTAGAAACACAACTTAAGAAACAAGAAGGAGATCTTAAGCAGAAATCCGAAGATCAGAGACGACAATTGGAGGAATCGGAAAAGAAGATCACCGACTTACAACAGCAATTGACAGAAAGGTTGAAAAAGTTGGAGCAACGTGATGAACAATTGTTGGATGATCGCAAATTACTGGACGTTGAACGAAAGAAATGTGAGCGTttagaaaatcaaataaagcaTTTAGAAGCGAAGCATTTCGTTGGCGAAAAAGATATTAAGGATACACTTGCCAAAAAGGAGGAGGAACTGGAGAAAATTAAGACGCAACTTGATCTCACCACCAAGCGTTTGGAGAAAATGGCCGTAAAGCTTGGCGAACATCAAGCTGTCTTATCCAAAAAGCAAAGAGAGATTAATCAAGCGAAGGTCGGCCAGGACGAGCAATGGGATCTACTTCGAACATTACAACATGAGAAGGAAAGCCTGCAGGTTGAATTACGGCAGAATAAAGAGCGTGTAAAACGTGCTGAGgacaaattgattaatttggAGCATCAACGTTGTTCAGATGAGGCAGAGCGTGTTGCCAAACACGATCGAATGATTGAGCTCGAGAAAACTTGCGAAAACTTGGAAATGAAGCGAATCGAACTTgagcaacaattaaaaattactgAACAGGAAAAGCTTCGACTTAGTCAGGAGGCTGAGCATCGAACCAATGGTATTGAAAGCgcttcaaaacaaaaagacgAAGAAGTTAAACTTTGTCTCAAAGATGTTGGCGTTAACACTTCAGACACATTGTGTGCAAAACCAAAAGTAGATTGTAGTGCTCAGACTTCTTTCGAGAAGGATAACAATCCATTCTCTAGCCAAATCGATGCAAATACGCAAAATAAGTTGCGTGTTGTTGAGCTGCAATTATCTGAAGCTATGAAGGAACTTGATCACACTCGacaagcacacaaaaatgttCAGAACGAACTGGATGCCGGACTTGCTGAAATTCGAATCAGCCGCGAGACATTGCAAAAGACAAGGGAGCAAATGACGCAAGAAAATGCTAAGAGGCAGCAGCTGGAACTTGATTGCCAGATACTGCAGGCAAAGTATCGTGATTCCAAAGATGAGATTGGACGCTTTGAGCAGAAGTTGAAAGACCAGCGTCTGGAAATGGAAGGCAAATTAGACAAAATGAAGACAAAAATG CGCACACTCTACATGGCGGAGGTGACACGGATGAAGGAGAAACAGGAGAGTGATACAGCCGGTGTGAAGGCCGAACTGGAAAAAGTGACTGCTCAG AATGCCAAGTATGAGGAACATACGAGGAAGCTTTCCAATCAAATTGTGCGTCTTAATGAAAAGATTTTGGATCAGCAGAAACAAGAGGCTTTGCTGAGTACAAAGTTGCGTCACTTGCAAGAAGCACAGCAAGCGGCAAGCGAGGAATGGCAACCATTTAAACGTCCAAGTGCGCCTTCTGCTAATTTGGGTAGTAATCTGACTATGGAGGACGAAGAAGGGGAGGTCTTCAACAATACGTATTTGACAGATCTAAAGACGGGTCGTGTGCCAAATATCAC CACTGAGGAACTACAATATCGTAATTCATTGCAGCCGCCGCATTTGAAGAGCACGTATGCGGCACAATACGACGTAGGCGTTCAGGAAGATGATCTCAAA GACTGTCAACTCAGCCTGGATGATAGTATGAGTGCACTGCTAACAGGCAATGGTGGCGGTGCCAATGCGCGCAAAAAGTCCATAGGCACACATTACAAACGTCCGGGTCCTCCAACGCCCAGTAAAAATGGTGGCCGCATGTCTTTTGGCAGCTCCGAACCGCCGCGCGAAGTATTACGCGAAACGTATGAAAATGGCACGGCCAAAACGCCGGCGCGCTTCAAAATGTTTGCCTCACGCTTCAGcatgggcagcagcagcacaagtGGGACAGGCGGTGGCAGCGGTGtaggtggcggtggcggtggcggtggtggtaATTTCTTGCCCCGCGATGAG cagcagcctcaACATCGCCAGTTATGGACTGTGCAAAGCCGAAAACTGCATCTTGCATCTGGTTCCGATGGCCGTTTTTGCACATCAACGCCCAGAAACGTTAAACGACAATTGAACTATGACCGCCAGCGTTTGATCTTACATGATGATGCCAACTCAGCATCGGAACACCATCAGAATGCGAATGGCACACCACATTTGTCCAATGCCGAGCTGCTTGCATCGACCAACCGGCGACGCCGCCGTTTAGTGTCTACAAGCAGtgcagacagcagcagcgctgcatCTATTCAAAGCAACAATGTCGCAAGCCAAGACAAATGTATGGAGAAGCCGAGAGTTACATTTTGCCTGCATGGGAACATCTTTGCCAAGGGCAGATCACGCATCAAGCCATCGCTTACAAAAGCGACTGTGGCCTATCGACGTCTGGAGCTGCAAAGGAAAATTCGAGAAAAACGCTTTGGACGTTTTGATCAGGAGCGTCAACTAGAACTTTATGATAAAGCAGATGATTCGCAGGAAGAGAACACAATGTCGACCCTAAGTGAGCATAACGATAATGATAACAACGCTAACTGCATTGCCGAGCACAATCGTAACTATTCGGTTGTGGATGTGACGTGTTTGTTTGCCAATCTTTTTCTCGACGACATGGATGAAACTGAGATGGTATCTGAGGTGGAACCTAAGATGGAATCTCAGACAGAATCTGAGACGCAATCTGAGATAGAATCTGAGACGCAATTTATGTTGTTGCCCCGAACATTGCCTAATGCAGCCATTACTTTTAATGTTGAGACGTCGACTACGAATAACTCATACTGGCGCTGGTCGCCAGAATTACGTTTGCACAAACGCTTTTGGAGCAGAATCCTTCTTGCACTTGTCGTCTTAATAGCGATAGGGTTGAGATTTCTCATTGATTTCAACTGA